The nucleotide sequence CGGACTGCTGTACGCCGGGCCGCTGCTCTCGCTTTCCGCGCCGCTGACGAACCAACTGTCACTCGCGCACGAGCGCGAGGCGGACGACTTCGCCGCGGGGACGATGGGCGAGATCGCGTCGATGACGCGCGCCTTAGAGACACTCGCCGGCGAGAATCTCTCGAATCCGTTCCCGCATCCGGCGTACGCCGCGTTCCATATGACGCACCCGCCGATCCCCGAGCGCATTCGTCGGCTGCGAGAGCAACACGATGGCGATGGTGCAGATCCCGATGTCGATGTGCCGCCGTCGGCGACGTAGCGAATGTCTCTCGCCGATCGCCCCGCTATTCGACCCGCACGTAGCCGCCGTCACGCTCGTCGGCGAGGTCAAGCAGAATCGCCCACCCGAGGATGCGCTCGACGCGCTCGCGCCAGATATCCCGCCAGTCGCCGGCGGCGCGGTGGGTCTCCCAGACGGGGACGCGTTCCTCGAATTCCTCGAACACCTCGTCGACGGTGCGGGGTTCGTCGCTCGCGAGGCTGTCGAGCACTTCGCGCGCGCCGTAGACGCGGTCTCGAAACGCCTTTCTGATCCCCTTCGGCGTCGGCTCCGTCGACTCCCGAACGAAGCCCGAGGGGGTTTCTTCGGCGAGTTCGAGCGCGCGAAGGAAGGTGAGCCACGTTCGCGCGACGTCGCGACTGGGGAAGTCGAGCCGGTGCATCAGACGCGCGCAGCAGTCGTCTTCCGTGCCGGGAACGAGCGGGACTGCGCGCTGGGCGTCGGCGACGAACTCGAGCGAGTCCGGCGGTTCGGGGAGGAGTTTGAAGCGCATCGTGCTCATCACCCGCTACGATCGGTAGCCGAAGGAGTCCGCCAGCAGTTCCTCGCTTTTCTCGCCGAGGACGTACGTCGGGCCGTCGACGACGTCGACAGTCACCTTCGCGGGCGCGAAGATCGTCTCGGGGACCTCATAGAAGTCCCAATCGGCGTCGTCGAAGATCTGCTCGAACGGCGTGCCGTACTCCTCACGGGCGCTCGACGGCACCTGATCGAACTCCTCGAAGTCCTCGGCGACGGTGAGATGCACTTCGCCGCCGTAGGCGACGGCGTCGTTCGTGCGGGCCATCGCGACGCTCTCGTCGTAGCTGACCGGCGCGATCGGCGCGGAGCCGAACGCCGACTGGACGTTGCGGACGTCGTAGCCGAGCTCGAAGAGTCGGAAACACGCGAGTTCGGCCGCACGGGCCGCTCCCGTGACGCTCCCGACGGTCGAGCCCGTCGCGTACGCGGGGAGGAAGACGGCGCTGGGTTCGACGCCGGCCTGTTCGGCGACGTGCTCGGCGATCTGATCGCCCGGGAGGTCGATGCTCTCGACGGAGAGGACCGTGAGGTCGAACTCGTCGAAGTACTCCATCGCGTGGAACTCGTCCTCCTCGGCGACGAGCGCGCGGGCGGGACCGGAGCCGAGGCCGTCGAACGGCGGCTCGGCGAAGGTGAGCTCCCAGCCCGCCTTCTGCGAGCCCAGTAGCGAGAGCGCGGGGTGATCGGTCTGCAGTTCGACGTATGGGGTGGGCGCGCCCGCGACGTCGTCCATCCGGGTTTGGACGGTCGAGAGGCCCGCCGTCTGGATCTCCGCGAGCAGCATTCCGGCCTCGACGCCACCTGGCGAGTCGACGCCGAAGTCGAGGACGGTCGCCCCCGACTCCAGTTCGTGTGGTACGACGCGGAGCTCCTCCGCGAAGTCGATGGCCTCGTCGACGAGTTCGATGGCCATCCGGTTGATCGAATCCATACGCGGTGGTTGGGCGTGATGAGGTAAAGACGTTGGTTGTGTGTCGGTGAGATTGCGCCGTCGGATCTACAAAGGGCCAAGGCGAATGCCCGGGGCTTGACCCCGAGGTCGGGTGACTCCGACTACAACCTCAGCTTACCGCATCGAATCGGTCTGGTACCCGTCGAAACCCACATTTCTCGGGGGATACGACCCCGTCTCCGCTCGCTGCGTTGTGACGTAACGTCGGCTTACGCGATCGTGAGCGGGACCGGGGGTGTCCTCCACGGGTGAACTGCGTCCATTACAAATACGCTCTCGGTGGTGT is from Halobellus sp. LT62 and encodes:
- the mch gene encoding methenyltetrahydromethanopterin cyclohydrolase; the encoded protein is MDSINRMAIELVDEAIDFAEELRVVPHELESGATVLDFGVDSPGGVEAGMLLAEIQTAGLSTVQTRMDDVAGAPTPYVELQTDHPALSLLGSQKAGWELTFAEPPFDGLGSGPARALVAEEDEFHAMEYFDEFDLTVLSVESIDLPGDQIAEHVAEQAGVEPSAVFLPAYATGSTVGSVTGAARAAELACFRLFELGYDVRNVQSAFGSAPIAPVSYDESVAMARTNDAVAYGGEVHLTVAEDFEEFDQVPSSAREEYGTPFEQIFDDADWDFYEVPETIFAPAKVTVDVVDGPTYVLGEKSEELLADSFGYRS